A stretch of the Takifugu flavidus isolate HTHZ2018 chromosome 1, ASM371156v2, whole genome shotgun sequence genome encodes the following:
- the LOC130534294 gene encoding sterol 26-hydroxylase, mitochondrial — protein sequence MLLPIVLIPQHFCAFPLHVCLPLCKLMWKKGSWLLRPLAWARSCSGGAGRVSTVPASPPNLRFKPRTVEDLPRVSLWELLYRLTFQGFHSHMHELQILEKGRYGPIYRNGMNAVSVSTAKLLEEVLRNDDKFPNRGDMSIWKEYRDLRGYGYGPFTEKDERWYNLRAVLNKRMLRPKDALQYGDTIGEVVTDFIRRIYFLRQRSPTGDVVTDLNNELYHFSLEAIASILFETRLGCLEEEIPTGTQDFINAISQMFSNNFQVFLMPKWSRGLLPYWRRYVAGWDGIFSFATRLIDRKMEFIQQHLDNNQNVEGEYLTYLLSNTQMSIKDVYGSVSELLLAGVDTTSNTLTWTLYLLSKYPQCQEILFKEVSTSVPADRAPSAEEVTRMPYLRAVVKESLRMFPVIPMNGRILADKDVMIGGYQFSKNTAFNFSHYAIGRDEDTFPEPATFMPERWLQDSHNRPNAFGAIAFGFGVRGCVGRRIAELEMYLFLCHLMRHFEIKPDPKMGELKSVCRTVLIPDKPVSLRFLDRGSGHAA from the exons ATGCTCCTCCCTATAGTGCTGATTCCTCAACATTTCTGTGCATTCCCACTCcatgtctgcctgcctctgtgTAAACTCATGTGGAAGAAAGGAAGCTGGCTGCTGCGGCCTCTGGCCTGGGCTCGCTCCTGCTCCGGGGGTGCAGGGAGGGTCTCCACAGTCCCAGCGTCTCCCCCCAATCTCCGCTTCAAACCACGGACGGTGGAGGACCTTCCACGCGTCAGCCTCTGGGAGCTGCTGTACAGATTAACGTTTCAGGGCTTCCACAGTCACATGCATGAACTACAG ATCCTGGAGAAAGGGCGATATGGGCCCATCTACAGGAATGGAATGAATGCAGTGTCTGTGAGCACCGCaaagctcctggaggaggttTTGAGAAATGATGACAAGTTCCCAAACAGAGGCGACATGTCAATTTGGAAAGAGTATCGCGACCTCAGAGGATACGGCTACGGGCCTTTCACTGA GAAGGATGAGCGATGGTACAACCTGAGGGCGGTTTTGAACAAACGGATGCTGCGCCCAAAGGATGCTCTCCAGTACGGCGACACCATCGGCGAGGTCGTCACGGACTTCATCAGGAGAATCTACTTCCTCCGTCAGCGCAGCCCCACTGGAGATGTGGTGACCGACCTGAACAACGAGCTCTATCACTTTTCCCTTGAAG CTATTGCCTCCATACTCTTTGAGACCAGGCTTGGGTGTCTGGAAGAGGAAATCCCGACGGGCACCCAGGACTTCATCAATGCGATATCCCAGATGTTCTCCAACAACTTTCAAGTTTTCCTGATGCCCAAGTGGAGTCGGGGTTTGCTCCCCTACTGGAGGCGCTACGTAGCAGGCTGGGATGGTATCTTCAGCTTTG CTACCAGGTTGATTGACAGGAAGATGGAGTTCATCCAACAGCATCTGGACAACAACCAGAACGTGGAGGGAGAGTATCTGACATACCTCCTGTCCAACACTCAGATGAGCATCAAGGACGTGTACGGCAGCGTCTCAGAGCTTTTACTTGCTGGAGTGGACACG ACTTCCAATACCCTCACATGGACTCTGTACTTGCTGTCCAAATATCCTCAATGCCAGGAAATACTTTTCAAAGAAGTGTCCACATCAGTACCAGCAGACAGGGCGCCTTCTGCTGAGGAGGTGACCCGAATGCCGTATCTACGGGCTGTTGTCAAGGAATCGCTGAG GATGTTTCCAGTGATTCCTATGAATGGACGAATCCTGGCAGATAAAGATGTTATGATTGGTGGATATCAGTTTTCAAAGAAT acTGCTTTCAATTTTTCTCACTATGCCATCGGCCGCGATGAGGACACGTTCCCTGAACCGGCCACCTTTATGCCTGAAAGGTGGCTACAGGACAGCCACAACAGGCCCAACGCCTTCGGCGCCATCGCGTTTGGATTTGGAGTCCGAGGCTGTGTCGGCCGCAGGATTGCAGAGCTGGAGATGTATTTGTTTCTGTGTCAT ctAATGAGGCACTTTGAGATCAAACCAGATCCAAAAATGGGGGAGCTGAAAAGCGTCTGCCGCACTGTTCTGATCCCAGATAAACCAGTGAGCCTCCGCTTCTTGGACAGAGGAAGTGGACACGCTGCGTGA